gTATATCTCTCTTTGTTTTTTGGTAAAGTTCTTGGTTTATGCATTTGATTTTAGCATAGAGTTGCTGAGTTTGGTTAGTATGCTTTTTAATATGATTTACTTGATCTTGTCAGATTCGTGTAGCAAAGGGTTCATTTTCTGTGAAAGGGTAAAGGAAAGACTACAAAGTCCAGCTGATTATCTGAAATTCTTAAAATGTCTCCATATTTACAGCACAGAAACGATTGCAAGGAACAAGTTACAAAGTTTGGTACGTCTATCATGCTATTAATCAAGCCCTTTTGTTCCAAATTGACATTTATCTTTGTTTATAATATTTGCTATCTGTGGTTCGGTTTTTGGCCAACAAAAGGGAGAAGAAACAGGGGTACTGAATCCTTTTTTTACAGGATTTGGTGGTTCTAATGTCTTTTAAATGATAAACAAGTCGATCTTCTTGTTGTTTAAGCATCATTAATTTGAAGCATGCTACCAATTTCAGGTTGCTGAAATACTTGGAAAATATCCTGATCTTATGGAGGGTTTCAATGAATTTCTGGATCGTTATGATCGAGTTGGTAAGTTAAAATTTCATGATGGTAAAACTGTTGTGCCATTTTGATTGGTTCCTGCTTTGCAGTTGGATTACTTGCAGGTGTAATGAACCTCAGAAAGTCTTGAATAATTTTTCACTAGGATTTTGTTACAAGTACTTTACATTACTAAACAAGATGACAattgaaatttcataaaaacaatctCCAACAAGACATATCAGAATTCGTCATGATTAATATTCTATTAGTATGTTGCTAAACGTTCAGTCTGTTTGACTCCGTTTTCGGTTCAGTTCTTGATGTATGCATCTGTTTTTAGCATTGCGTTGCTGAGTTTGGTTAGTATGCTTTTTAATAGGATTTGTTTGATCTTGGCAGATACATATACAAAAGGGTTCACTTTCTGTGAAGAGGTAAAGGAAAGACTAGGAAGTCCAGCTGATTATCAGACATTCTTAAAATGTCTTAGTGATTACAGCGGAGAAATAATTACAAGGGAGCAGTTACAATCTTTGGTACGTGTATCATCATGCATCTAATCTTATCTTTGTTGCTCCTATATGACAGTAATCTTTGCTTATAATTTCTGCTATCTATGGTTTGGTTGATGTTCATGCAAATCATAGGCTAGACCTAATGTTTTTACAGGATTTTGTCGTGCTAATATCTTTTAGATGATGTACAAGTCGGTCTGTTTGTTGTTTAAGCATCATAGATTTAACTACTCATTTCAGGTTGCTCAAACACTTGGAAAACATCCTTGTCTTATGGAGGGTTTCAATGTATTTATAGATCGTTATGAACGAGCTGGTAAGTCTTTAATGAATTCTGTCACACAcacaatacatatatatatatatgtaagatTCTAATTTGAAAGGTTACACTGCTTTGCAGTTGGATTTCTTGTAGGTGTAATGACTAAGTGGAATGAATCCAAGTTAGTaaaggaagaagagaagaagtGTAAAACTGAGGCTCCTTCAACTTATCAAGTAAAAGTAGAAACTGAGGCTCCTTCAACTTatcaaataaaacaagaaaatgagGCTCGTCCACAGGGAATTAAGTTTGAAGAAGCTGCCAGTTTTGTGGAGAAAGTAAAGGTTATTCTCCTACCTTCTTTTCTtctaaattcataaataatttattgttgtctaattatataaaaaatatgcaTTATTTTCCAATTTAAAGTTGAGTTCCAGGATAAATTACGCTGAAACAATCCTAATTATAGTGATTAGATTATTAATTAGTCCATATCAATTAAAATACCTTCAATAGTTGcgaaaagtaataatatttttctagaaTCATGTTAGCTAGATCTCTCAACTATTGTTATTTCACCTACAAAGCCATTCAATCAATCCAAACTATAtctcttgaatttttttaagcATAAATTAGTTGACTTTGTATGAAATTGAAATAGTTGAGTGCTAACTTACTTGTTGGGGTTGTCGCTTTGTGCAGGAACGTTTCCGAAACGACAACCATGTGTATGAATCATTCTTAAACATTTTGAGGATGTACAACATGGAGAGCTATGATGTCTACCATAAGGTGATAAAACATCTTTCAATTTGGATACACAAATTATATTAGATGATTGATcttcatgttttaatttattacttcttTTATGTGTAGGTTGCTATACTTTTCAAGAATCATTCAGATTTGCTTggtgagtttgctaaattcttgCCAGATTCTTCAGCTGATTTCAAGCTTAGGGAACGTATTGATCAGTTAACCATCCTCTTTAGTTCCTTGTAATAGAGTGATTGGTATGACTAAAGCTTGTGAAGGAGTTCGACTTGATGTTATTGATGGGTTTCTTGGAAATTTTTCTTCTGTTTCTAATGACTAGAGATTCAGTTTTATTGGCAATGTAAAATATTGGTACTATatggttttttttaataatatcatCTTCCCTTagcaaattaagaaaaaaatcattcaagGTTGAATATGTGCTTCTATATCTGCAACCTATGGGATAAAACTTGTGGAAAACAAAATCATATCCTCCTTATATTTAGAATCATATCCTTCTTATATTTAGAGTCATATCCACTATACGTGGTAAATATGACGAATCAAGGAGGCGAAAAAAGCATGAAatgaaaaatacttaaataGGAGAATGCTATCGTTGCTtcaatataatatatcaaattgTTTATTTAAGAATTTAGATTATTGTATTGAATTATTTGTCGTTAGTTTTCATCTAGCCCCCATTTATAGGATACTAAGAGCCtgtttgacattgttgttgggaggtcaaaaacacttattttgaaaagaaaaaaaatacttttattgaaaaattaagtGTTAAACAAATCagtaaaaatgtttttcttgctttaagaaaacaaaaagtagaaacaaaaattatttttctcaagactaaaatatccttttcctatatacatatttaccaatatatttcttgttaattaattagtatatttcataagtttggttaaatttcatttaagaattttattttttattttttattttatataaaaaaaaatcagaatttattttatgtttatatattattattttatatattatatattattttacgtattattttgtagaattagaaaaaaagttaaaaataatactttttcaAGGTtagaaaaaataaggaaaaaataacaattaaagatttcagCCTCCCAAAAAgggtataatattgattgaaaatttaaacaggtaaattttaattttaaaaaaataaaatttaatttactttttataataaatatttaaaatagtttctctctataaaataatttcaatattaGAAGTACATTAATAGTTGttcttttttgtaatttgattcttaaaagcatttttttaaaaatgattagtCAAAcaaatttgcttatgaaaaacACTTTACAAATGAATTAGTCAAACACgaattgttttttttcaaaagcgcttttctaaaaaaatatttaaaaagtgtttCAAAAATAAGCTGTTTTTAGGAGTTCAGAGCCAAAAgggcaattttttttctttcaaaatacaaaagcaacacatcaaaaaaaaaataaccaaaaggGAAAATCGCTCCGTCTTTTGACAAAAATTGACGTCGTACCgttaaatgaaatataaatcgCTGCCTTGACAGCGATGttctaaaaaaagttttttttctttaaaatagttGTTATTCTTAAGTTAGAAGAAACGtagtttttaaaacattaaagtaaatcaaacatgagaaaattaaaaatatttgttgaattatGTTAAGGGTTCTAAGataatcaaatattttcacCAGTATGGTGACAAAACTAGGACATAACTTGTCCAAGTTTGGAACAactctttctaattttttttaactcaatCTATTTCAATACAAATCATTTCACCTCATACAAATTGGATACAAAATCCTGTCAAaactattttctaaaatattttatttgtaaaaaaataaataaaataattgaaatttaataaaaattgagcAAATTGAATTATGACCCTCATTCTAGTCCTATCAAGTTAAAATATCTTGTTGATtgtaataaataacaataataatacatTTTGACCCAATTGTATTCAGCACAATCCACCGATTTGACACATTTGCTCGCCAAGTAATGTTGAGTAAAGTTAAACTTTAGATCATTTTGTCATTTGAAGTGAATTGCATTGACGGCTAATTTATCACATCACCAAAAAAATTACTAACAACCATTCAATTTGATTTGGCgaaaatcatttaaataaatCTCATACgtcatttaatttattattcttgaataattattatatattccCTCTATCCTAATTACATgtctacttttgaattgacacatctattaagaaaataatgattgacatagtgaatttatcattttacccctattaattataaagtagatgaataaaaaatttaagattttcaagaagttttacctttttcaaaattaaataattaagggtataataaataaaaaaattatccttttttgatttatcaaaatgaacaagtaaaaaagaaaaaattgagaaattattagggacagagggagtataatcTAATTCCTCTTCACAAAAATTGAAGTACAATTTCAAAATAGTCTTAGGACTTTGTCGTATaccacaaaaaatatattttcatttggaGATAGATTCATGACCATAAATTTATAACTTTACCAAAAATACTAACAAAAAATCAATAGTTCTTTTTTggaatattaataaattttataattatagttaAATATAGCATAAAATAATTCTAGtataatctaaaataatataatgtcAAATAATGAAAGTTGGTAAAGGAGATTGGagcataacaaataaaaaattgggcTCATTCATGAACTTAAAAATGTGCACAGTATCACTAATTTTGAGcccattttaaaattatacctTTTTTGTATATCAATCAAGTTTTTTTCTACCCCCTTTGTTATTTAAACGTGTATGTGTTGTAGTTCTTTCGAGTTTAGAAAGAGGGAAAGCGAAGAGACGAAAAGGAAAAGGTAgagaaaaatgagttggatgattttttatatttaactcctttttttttttaagatagaTCTACTgaaacatttctttttttattgtaaatcttcttgttatttttgcaGCATGAGGCGATTGGGTGGTGATGTATGTGGTTCATCCCGTGGAGAATCGTAAGCTCTTTGTTTTCAGTTTATTTCTGTCTTTAGTGTTTGTTTTTTCTATGTGCATGACTTATATTTGTTGAATTATTGGTAATTTGAGGTAGATCGGTGATTCTTAGTTGCTATATGATGTGTGGTATGCATTATCTTGTGATTAAAAAATGTTAGATGTTATTTTCTGCCATATCTAATCACTCAGAATAGGACTTAAATTTTATTCTACCACAAAGAATTATCAGGTAAAATTGAAGATATATATTTAATCTTTAGATTGTTGTGTTTGTCTAGATGAATCCTTAACCAATTGGAAAAGAAAATTGTGCCTcatatatcaataattttttacaataaaatgAATTGGGGGAGGGGATAAGGGAttacaaatagaaaattgaacTCTCACCAATAATATGAAAGATTGTAGGAAATTATACGTGAAAAATAAGATGGGTGAGTGGAATTGGGTGGAGGGGGCCAAATCGAATATGAACTGATCGAAAATGAGTGAGgtgaaaatgaataaaatattcaatttgaATCATAAGTATTTGGTAAGGATATAAATTGATGAACCCAATGGATAATATGGATCTCCATTGCTTCTTATTATATAAAGAAATGAGTACTTCaaattacaaaactaatttttttttctctctcctcttaGGATGTGTTTAGCATGAAGAAATAATTCAAAGGGTAAAAATTTGGATTGGGAGTTTGAGTTGGGGTAGAAAGTAATTTATTCTTAAGTTAGAGGAAACGAAGTTTTTTAAACATTAAAGTAAaccaaaaatgagaaaattaaaaatattttttttatacaaaacaCACTCTCAATAAGtttgatttaattcatttttctgATGATAGATCAACtgaaacttttattttttattgtaaatcttgttatttttgtaacATGAGGCGATTTGTGTTGTATGTGGTTCATCCCGTAGAAGATCGTAAGTTTTTTgtcttcaatttatttttgtctCTAGTGTTTTTTTTATGTACATGACTTATTCTGATACATTGTTTGAAATTTGTTGAATTATTGGCAATGTGAGTTAGAATGGTGATTTCTAGATGCTATATGATGTGTGGTGTGCGTTACTTTGTGATTATAAAAATGTTAGATGtcattttttgtcatattaacgacttaatttttttctatcacTAAGAATTGTTAGGAAAAACTGAAGATAAAGATTTAATCTTTAGAAATAAGTGAACTTTGTAGAGATTCCTAGACCCTTGCATACTCTAAGGGGAGTGCAATTGGTGGAATATCCATGGATTATCCatatattgtgatttataatatgatTGATTCACTTTTAAATGATTGGATAACCAATCAATttaaaatgagttgagttgagcgtATAGCCATTTACCACACTTATAGCCAACAAACGTAGCTACTAAGATTTAGTTAAGTCaattacataaaatagaaaaaggaaaTGATCATCAGTTATTGTTTTAACTAACAATATAATGACcaaattatcaattaattatCGACAATAACCCAAACTTTGGTatccacttttatttttctctatccCACTTTTAAAATGTGActcttttttatatgtatttcgataaaaaaatattattttattaaattaatattagaaTCAGTGgtcattttttttgtcttcatttGATTTTGTGTATTACATTATATTTGCATGGGTCTacattatttatacaatatagATATATTACATAgttattatatacaaatgtataaatattgtataacaATGTGTATAAATGTATATACGTCTCTTACATATAATTATACATCATATATACAtggatatatattatttatataatatagatacattatatatattagcTGGAAAAATTAGTTGCTTGGTATATTTGTGTGAGAAATCCTAAAATAGATTATCTCATTTAATTATCTGCATTGAAATCAATAAACCTTAAAATCTTAAACATATTTCAATTGAGATCAATGtatatattgaaatgagataatttattttatgttattaatttAACTAACTAATAGATGTTTGAGAGTGCATacaaagtttttcaaaatttatcatGTGTTTAGATGCTCAATTGGAACAAACTATAGATTGAACGTCTAAGTAAAATTTActgataaattaaatattaagccTTACAAGTTTGTGCACATCCAAATATTTCACTTGCTATCTTCAATCGCTACATTTGTAGTAACTCTGTCTaccaataattaataacaaatgAAGTTATGAtctctttttattaaaatttgagcTCTAATCTTctattatttcatttattttattcattattgGACTGCACTCTTGATTTTGTAGCAAACATATATGAGTGGTTACTTATGGTTATTATTctcatgattttaatttttttccttgaaTTAGATATAATCAATCACAATTTCATGAAAGTGGTTTGAGCGAAATACGAGATGACAGTCGTAAAAATAGTAAGCTAGAGTATTATGATGCGCTCTCTTATTTGAAGGAAGTTAAGGACATGTTTTCTGACCAAGCAGAGAAGTATAACATGTTTCTTGATGTTATGACCGACTTTAAGAGAAAAAGGTTTGTTACTACAATCTGTCTATTGTTACGGTCTTCAATAATTTATGTGGGACTAAGTCTTTAATATTTCTCACAGAATTAGTATTGTTGGTGTCATggcaaaaataaaagaattgttTAAAGGTCATCCTAGATTGCTGCTTGGATTTAATCTTTTCTTGCCCAATGACTATGAAATAATCCTCACGGATGAAGACAAGAAGAAAACAGATTTGGAACAAGCAATCAGTTTAATGAACAAAATAAAGGTAACATTTATGTTATCTTTTGATTTTAGTAATAAAaggtctttttatatatataaaaaaaaccttTAGTCCTAACTTGCTAATTTATAACTTATTGTAGAAATGTTTAGGAAATGACTATGAGTACAAATCCTTCATAAATATTCTATCCATGTGCAAGGAGTCTAAGAACGTCGAAGAGGTGAATCGTGaggtgataaaatattttaaaattgaatatatattatagatGATCATCatgttcttttttattaataagtactattttttatatgtataggTTGTTGTACTTCTCAAGAATCATCCAGATCTCCTAGATGAGTTCGCTAAATTCTTGGTAGATTCGTCTATTGCCAATTTGTTGTCTAACTTGGATGACgacaaaatattgaaaaagtgaaatattgCACTTATGAAGTGCTTTTTAGTCTAATTCATAGCGATTCTATGTGGATTTAGTAGAATAATATATCTCAAATTGTTTAATTGAAAACttagtttgttttgtttaatagtcattatttattttcatcttGCCCTGCATTGTTTACTTGATACAAAACTTTTATCATATGTGAGGTATATTTAAAGTTGACTTTTTTTCAACATTATTATGATCAATGTTCTTCTTCTCTAGATTTCGTAAAACTCACGCATGGAAAAGTTCAAAAATTACAATAAgagttgataatttttttaattcttgaaaTTGATTGCAGTTAAATCTAAACTAATTG
The Solanum stenotomum isolate F172 chromosome 12, ASM1918654v1, whole genome shotgun sequence DNA segment above includes these coding regions:
- the LOC125846506 gene encoding paired amphipathic helix protein Sin3-like 4 isoform X2; translation: MVRLRVDVSGGKERFKRPINYSRRESHGPSPFLENGALGSRNAGRGLTFLGPCNPHLTTEDALSYLKEVKDTFQGREKYDMFLDIMKHFKAQRIDTVTVIARVKDLFKGHTRLITGFNTFLPEGYTITLNQEDKPKIEFGEAINFVNKIKTRFQNDDHVYRYFLDILNMYRKEHKGINEVYREVAVLFNGHPDLLDEFTRFLPDTKKEVDLSKQQHPGKVNSFGEFEDTLKYSCSKGFIFCERVKERLQSPADYLKFLKCLHIYSTETIARNKLQSLVAEILGKYPDLMEGFNEFLDRYDRVDTYTKGFTFCEEVKERLGSPADYQTFLKCLSDYSGEIITREQLQSLVAQTLGKHPCLMEGFNVFIDRYERAVGFLVGVMTKWNESKLVKEEEKKCKTEAPSTYQVKVETEAPSTYQIKQENEARPQGIKFEEAASFVEKVKERFRNDNHVYESFLNILRMYNMESYDVYHKVAILFKNHSDLLDEFAKFLVDSSIANLLSNLDDDKILKK
- the LOC125846506 gene encoding paired amphipathic helix protein Sin3-like 4 isoform X1, which encodes MVRLRVDVSGGKERFKRPINYSRRESHGPSPFLENGALGSRNAGRGLTFLGPCNPHLTTEDALSYLKEVKDTFQGREKYDMFLDIMKHFKAQRIDTVTVIARVKDLFKGHTRLITGFNTFLPEGYTITLNQEDKPKIEFGEAINFVNKIKTRFQNDDHVYRYFLDILNMYRKEHKGINEVYREVAVLFNGHPDLLDEFTRFLPDTKKEVDLSKQQHPGKVNSFGEFEDTLKYSCSKGFIFCERVKERLQSPADYLKFLKCLHIYSTETIARNKLQSLVAEILGKYPDLMEGFNEFLDRYDRVDTYTKGFTFCEEVKERLGSPADYQTFLKCLSDYSGEIITREQLQSLVAQTLGKHPCLMEGFNVFIDRYERAVGFLVGVMTKWNESKLVKEEEKKCKTEAPSTYQVKVETEAPSTYQIKQENEARPQGIKFEEAASFVEKVKERFRNDNHVYESFLNILRMYNMESYDVYHKVAILFKNHSDLLGEFAKFLPDSSADFKLRERIDQLTILFSSL